The Juglans microcarpa x Juglans regia isolate MS1-56 chromosome 2S, Jm3101_v1.0, whole genome shotgun sequence genome has a window encoding:
- the LOC121253250 gene encoding GDSL esterase/lipase At4g10955: MAKCGAEEMAAEMAKEVVEGQEEAHPYAFHVSGPRNVSAPNWRDLISSSWKDVNYKRTVIACFIQAVYLLELDRQENRTEENCLAPKWWVPFKYRLAQTLIDERDGSIFGAILEWDRTAAMADLVIVRPSGAPRAVLALRGTLLKSPTIRRDIEDDLRFLAWETLKGSVRFKIALEALKSVADKYGSSNVCIAGHSLGAGFALQVGKTLAKEGIYVDTHLFNPPSVSLAMSLKNIGEKAGFVWKRFKSMLPSSSITEISSDDDKKTLGIGLKNFLPHLYGPKNSDVGFGKWVPHLYVNNSDYICCSYTNPDGTEENNACKENVAPTNGHLAAKLFVMSKGKQKFLEAHGLEQWWSDDLPLQLAVHNSKLMSRQLKSLYSFPAPQQTQEKLQ; encoded by the exons ATGGCAAAGTGTGGAGCGGAGGAGATGGCAGCGGAGATGGCAAAGGAGGTGGTGGAGGGACAAGAAGAGGCTCATCCCTACGCTTTCCATGTTTCAGGACCCCGCAATGTTTCCGCTCCAAATTGGAGAGACCTCATCAGTTCCAGTTG GAAGGATGTGAATTACAAAAGAACTGTCATTGCCTGTTTCATACAAGCAGTTTACTTGCTTGAACTTGATAGACAAGAGAACAGAACTGAAGAAAATTGTCTTGCTCCAAAATGGTGGGTGCCTTTCAAGTACAGGCTAGCACAAACTTTAATTGATGAAAGAGATGGATCCATATTTGGAGCAATATTAGAATGGGATAGGACTGCAGCAATGGCTGACTTGGTAATTGTCAGGCCTAGTGGTGCTCCAAGGGCTGTTTTAGCACTTAGAGGAACATTGCTCAAAAGCCCAACAATCAGAAGGGATATTGAAGATGACCTTCGTTTTCTGGCTTGGGAAACCTTGAAGGGCTCTGTCAGGTTCAAAATAGCCTTGGAGGCACTGAAATCAGTTGCCGACAAGTATGGAAGCAGCAATGTCTGTATTGCAGGCCATTCCTTAGGGGCTGGGTTTGCACTCCAAGTGGGAAAGACATTGGCCAAAGAAGGGATATACGTGGACACCCATTTATTCAATCCACCTTCTGTCTCACTTGCTATGAGCTTGAAAAATATTGGAGAAAAGGCTGGATTTGTTTGGAAGAGATTTAAATCAATGCTTCCTTCGAGTAGTATAACTGAAATTAGCAGTGACGATGACAAGAAGACCCTGGGTATCGGATTGAAGAATTTTTTACCCCATTTATATGGGCCAAAGAATTCTGATGTAGGATTTGGAAAATGGGTACCTCATTTGTATGTAAACAATAGTGACTATATTTGTTGCTCTTACACAAACCCTGATGGCACAGAAGAAAACAATGCATGCAAGGAGAATGTGGCTCCTACAAATGGTCATTTGGCAGCAAAGCTCTTTGTAATGTCCAAAGGGAAACAGAAGTTTCTTGAGGCTCATGGGTTAGAGCAATGGTGGTCAGACGACTTGCCCCTTCAACTGGCTGTCCACAATAGCAAGCTCATGAGCAGGCAGCTGAAATCCTTGTATAGCTTCCCAGCTCCACAGCAAACGCAGGAAAAGCTTCAATAG